A single Bacillus sp. OxB-1 DNA region contains:
- the pheT gene encoding phenylalanine--tRNA ligase subunit beta, with the protein MLVSTKWLNEYVNIEGIAVEELAEKITRSGIEVDSIIDRSHGMTNVVVGYVKECVKHPEADKLKICQVDVGEETTQIICGAPNVAEGQKVIVARPGAVLPGGLKIKKAKLRGEESNGMICSLQELAIEGKLVPKAYAEGIYVLPSDAVPGEDALPLLGLDDQVLEFDLTPNRSDALSMLGVAYEVGAILSQGIQLPEVSYEESAEKASDYLKLRVDAAKENPMYVAKVVKNVKIAESPLWLQNRLMATGVRPHNNVVDITNLVLMEYGQPLHAFDYDRLGTGEIVVRLAEEDEKITTLDDAERTLNSHNLVITNGKEPVALAGVMGGANSEVHDGTTTVVIESAYFAPASVRQTSKEVGLRSDASARFEKGVDPNRVAAAAERAAQLMAELAGGEVLAGSVVFDELDKTAAQITVSPDYINNRLGMKISLEEMLSILERLQIPTDAINGQLVIDAPTRRQDLKIEEDIIEEIARMYGYDEIPKTLPVSESTPGGLTPYQAKRRIVRRFLEGAGLYQALTYSLTSKEQAQAYALETAPVTELLMPMSEERSTLRQSLIPHLLEAATYNVARRNDSVALYETGSVFLGEEEDGLPQEVEHVAAVVTGKWVDHAWQGETKPVDFFVVKGIVEGMMDSLGLVEGLSFEQVALEGMHPGRTANILFNGERIGMLGQVHPTEQKKRDLKETYVMEMNLAQILSIETDDLVYVPVPRFPSISRDIALVVASETAAGTLEAVIRKAGGKLLKDVKLFDLYEGKNVEEGMKSLAFSLTYADPERTLTDEEVVKAHEKVLNALTEAGASLRG; encoded by the coding sequence ATGTTAGTATCTACAAAATGGTTGAACGAGTATGTGAATATTGAAGGAATCGCAGTTGAGGAATTGGCCGAAAAAATCACGCGCTCCGGAATTGAAGTCGATTCCATTATCGATCGCTCCCATGGCATGACGAACGTCGTTGTCGGCTATGTAAAAGAATGTGTGAAACATCCGGAAGCGGATAAATTAAAAATTTGCCAAGTGGATGTCGGAGAAGAGACGACCCAAATCATCTGCGGTGCGCCAAACGTTGCGGAAGGGCAAAAGGTCATCGTTGCCCGTCCAGGAGCCGTCCTTCCGGGAGGCTTGAAAATCAAGAAGGCGAAACTGCGCGGAGAAGAGTCGAACGGCATGATTTGTTCTCTTCAAGAATTGGCAATCGAAGGGAAGCTGGTGCCGAAAGCATATGCGGAGGGCATTTATGTACTGCCATCTGACGCTGTGCCAGGAGAAGATGCTCTCCCACTGTTAGGCTTGGATGATCAAGTGCTCGAGTTCGATTTGACGCCGAACCGTTCGGATGCACTCAGCATGTTGGGGGTCGCGTATGAGGTCGGAGCGATTTTATCCCAAGGCATTCAATTGCCGGAAGTTTCCTACGAGGAATCTGCGGAAAAGGCATCGGATTATTTGAAACTTCGCGTCGATGCGGCGAAAGAAAATCCGATGTACGTAGCGAAAGTCGTGAAAAATGTAAAGATCGCCGAGTCTCCATTATGGCTCCAAAACCGTTTGATGGCTACCGGAGTACGGCCGCATAATAATGTGGTCGATATCACGAACCTTGTCTTGATGGAGTACGGCCAACCTCTTCACGCTTTTGATTACGACCGTCTGGGCACGGGGGAGATCGTTGTCCGTCTTGCAGAAGAAGATGAAAAGATAACGACGTTGGATGACGCGGAACGCACATTAAATAGCCATAATCTGGTCATCACGAACGGCAAAGAACCAGTTGCCTTAGCCGGAGTCATGGGCGGCGCCAATTCCGAAGTGCATGATGGAACGACAACCGTAGTGATCGAATCCGCATATTTCGCACCTGCCTCCGTCCGCCAGACATCGAAGGAAGTCGGCCTGCGAAGCGATGCGAGTGCTCGTTTTGAAAAGGGAGTCGACCCGAACCGTGTGGCAGCTGCGGCAGAACGCGCGGCACAACTGATGGCGGAACTCGCGGGCGGGGAAGTCTTGGCCGGTTCTGTCGTATTTGACGAGCTGGATAAGACAGCTGCGCAAATTACCGTTTCACCGGATTATATTAACAACCGCCTTGGAATGAAAATTTCCTTGGAAGAAATGCTTTCGATCTTGGAGAGGCTGCAAATCCCTACCGATGCTATCAATGGCCAATTGGTCATCGACGCGCCGACACGGCGTCAAGATTTGAAAATCGAGGAAGACATCATCGAAGAAATTGCCCGCATGTATGGCTACGATGAAATTCCAAAGACGCTTCCAGTGTCGGAATCGACTCCTGGCGGCTTGACGCCGTATCAGGCGAAGCGCCGGATCGTCCGCCGTTTCTTGGAAGGGGCTGGATTGTATCAAGCGTTGACCTATTCGCTGACTTCAAAGGAGCAAGCGCAAGCCTACGCATTGGAAACTGCACCGGTCACTGAATTGCTCATGCCGATGAGCGAAGAGCGGAGCACGCTTCGTCAAAGCCTGATCCCGCATCTATTGGAAGCTGCAACATATAATGTAGCGCGCCGGAACGACTCGGTCGCTCTATACGAAACAGGTTCTGTCTTCCTAGGGGAAGAAGAGGACGGACTGCCGCAAGAGGTGGAACACGTCGCGGCTGTCGTAACAGGAAAATGGGTCGACCATGCATGGCAAGGGGAAACAAAACCCGTTGATTTCTTCGTCGTGAAAGGGATTGTGGAAGGGATGATGGATAGCCTCGGATTAGTAGAGGGGCTTTCATTCGAACAGGTTGCTCTGGAAGGGATGCACCCGGGACGTACCGCCAACATCCTGTTCAACGGAGAACGGATCGGCATGCTCGGGCAAGTCCACCCGACCGAGCAGAAGAAGCGGGATTTAAAAGAGACTTATGTCATGGAGATGAACTTGGCGCAAATTCTATCCATCGAGACGGATGATTTAGTTTATGTACCGGTTCCGCGGTTCCCGTCCATTTCAAGGGACATCGCCCTTGTCGTGGCTAGTGAAACGGCAGCTGGAACGCTGGAAGCCGTCATCCGGAAAGCGGGCGGCAAACTGCTGAAAGACGTGAAACTCTTCGACCTGTATGAAGGGAAAAACGTCGAAGAAGGCATGAAGTCATTAGCCTTCTCGCTAACGTATGCAGATCCGGAACGGACACTGACGGATGAAGAAGTCGTCAAAGCACATGAAAAAGTATTGAACGCCTTGACCGAAGCAGGCGCTTCGCTACGAGGATGA
- the pheS gene encoding phenylalanine--tRNA ligase subunit alpha, whose amino-acid sequence MEQQLNELKEQALAKIGEATTPKELNDVRVAYLGKKGPITDLLKGMGKLPAEERPKMGALVNVVRETVTEVLEARMVVLEEQAINEQLAKEAIDITLPGRPIRTGNHHPLTRVVEEIEDFFISMGYEIAEGPEVEKDYYNFEALNLPKGHPARDMQDSFYISEEVLLRTHTSPVQARTMEKKDGAAIKIICPGKVYRRDNDDATHSHQFTQIEGLVVGENIRMSDLKGTLDLFAKKMFGADREIRLRPSFFPFTEPSVEMDISCFKCGGAGCNVCKKTGWIEILGAGMVHPNVLKMAGYDPTVVSGFAFGMGPERIAMLKYGVEDIRHFYTNDVRFVSQFHRTEA is encoded by the coding sequence ATGGAACAACAGTTGAATGAATTGAAGGAACAGGCGCTTGCGAAAATCGGCGAAGCGACGACTCCGAAAGAATTGAATGACGTTCGTGTCGCGTATCTCGGGAAGAAAGGGCCGATCACCGACCTGTTGAAAGGGATGGGGAAATTGCCTGCCGAGGAGCGCCCGAAAATGGGAGCGTTGGTCAACGTCGTACGGGAAACCGTCACTGAGGTCTTGGAAGCACGAATGGTGGTCCTCGAGGAGCAGGCGATCAATGAGCAGTTGGCGAAAGAAGCGATCGATATCACTTTGCCCGGCCGGCCGATCCGGACCGGAAATCACCACCCGCTCACTCGGGTTGTGGAGGAAATCGAAGACTTTTTCATCAGTATGGGCTATGAAATCGCTGAGGGCCCCGAAGTGGAAAAAGATTATTATAACTTCGAGGCATTGAATTTGCCGAAAGGGCATCCAGCTCGGGATATGCAGGATTCATTCTATATTTCTGAAGAAGTCTTACTTCGCACGCATACTTCGCCAGTTCAAGCGCGGACGATGGAGAAAAAAGACGGAGCAGCGATTAAAATTATCTGCCCAGGGAAAGTGTATCGCCGCGATAATGATGACGCGACACATTCTCATCAGTTCACGCAAATCGAAGGCTTGGTCGTTGGGGAGAATATCCGCATGAGCGATTTGAAAGGGACACTGGATTTATTTGCAAAGAAAATGTTCGGTGCCGATCGGGAAATCCGTCTGCGTCCAAGTTTCTTCCCGTTCACGGAGCCGTCTGTTGAAATGGACATTTCCTGCTTCAAATGTGGCGGAGCCGGTTGTAACGTATGTAAAAAAACAGGCTGGATCGAGATTCTTGGTGCCGGAATGGTACACCCGAATGTGTTGAAAATGGCAGGTTATGACCCGACTGTCGTTTCGGGGTTTGCATTCGGAATGGGGCCTGAGCGGATTGCAATGTTGAAATATGGTGTGGAAGATATCCGTCATTTCTATACGAATGACGTGCGGTTCGTTTCGCAATTCCACCGGACGGAAGCGTAA
- a CDS encoding hydrolase — protein MLSKENTVFVLVDVQGKLAKIVQDSEKMILGLKNLIQGLRILEIPIVWLEQYPEGLGPTNEELIEHLHGLEPIRKITFDACKNPDFIEAMEMTGRKQVLVAGIETHICVFQTATGLMELGYEVQVVADAVSSRTTLNKEIGLEKMKSLGIHWTSVEMSLYELMETAEGEQFKQILKLLK, from the coding sequence ATGCTGAGCAAAGAAAACACGGTTTTTGTCCTAGTTGATGTACAGGGAAAATTAGCAAAGATTGTACAAGACAGTGAAAAGATGATACTAGGTCTTAAAAACCTAATTCAAGGGCTGCGTATATTAGAAATTCCAATTGTCTGGCTCGAACAGTATCCAGAAGGCTTGGGGCCGACGAATGAGGAATTAATTGAGCATTTGCATGGATTAGAACCAATTCGCAAAATCACTTTTGATGCTTGTAAAAATCCTGATTTTATTGAGGCGATGGAAATGACAGGAAGGAAGCAGGTACTAGTTGCGGGAATTGAAACGCATATTTGTGTTTTTCAAACGGCTACGGGCTTAATGGAGTTGGGATATGAGGTACAAGTTGTGGCCGACGCTGTTTCTTCCCGTACAACTTTAAATAAAGAGATCGGGCTTGAAAAAATGAAGTCATTAGGCATTCACTGGACTAGTGTCGAGATGTCGTTGTATGAACTCATGGAAACAGCGGAAGGTGAGCAGTTTAAACAAATTTTAAAATTACTTAAGTAA
- a CDS encoding 4-hydroxyphenylacetate 3-hydroxylase family protein, with protein MMKLMNGMEYVESLREYNPDIQVKGKKVTSVADEPLFKPGINAVAVTYELAHVEKHKDIMLATLPDGTKVNRMNALDFSKDDLIKKLEATRLICKWTGCGQRYLMHDALGALAEITAMMDADKKTDYFPVLQGYLDHVQKYDLTCGTAVTDPKGDRSKRPHQQENPDLYVRVVERNHKGIVVRGAKANITGAPYMHEFIVLPTRAMTKEDVEYAVSFAVPVDAPGLKMIAKPAGRPDDTEAPFSSNYGQSTALVIFNDVFVPWDRVFLCGEWEYTGKLAETFANHHRQSCIGARAGLGDMIIGASALMSEYNGAPHTEVSHIRRSMGELIRITEGFYATGVAAAVYGHETVAGNYVPDSVQSNIGKWMLAEQVYDIFRIAHEISGGIVVTAPTAEDMALPESGDLINHYLGGKHGVTANERIQMARFIEDLTASKEGGFYSVISLHGGGSPEAMRMSTVRNYNFETQKEHILHKLKCFAKLEGTCKECVTCVNDELCEQEI; from the coding sequence ATGATGAAACTAATGAATGGAATGGAGTATGTTGAAAGTTTAAGAGAGTATAATCCTGATATACAGGTGAAGGGAAAAAAGGTGACAAGCGTAGCGGATGAGCCATTATTCAAACCGGGAATTAATGCGGTAGCCGTAACGTATGAGTTGGCGCATGTCGAGAAACACAAAGATATCATGCTTGCAACGTTACCGGATGGAACAAAGGTTAACCGTATGAATGCACTGGATTTTAGCAAAGATGATTTAATCAAAAAACTGGAAGCGACACGATTAATCTGTAAATGGACAGGATGCGGACAGCGGTATCTTATGCATGACGCCCTAGGTGCACTAGCTGAAATTACCGCAATGATGGATGCGGACAAGAAAACGGATTATTTTCCTGTTTTACAAGGTTATCTTGATCATGTTCAAAAATATGATTTAACTTGTGGAACGGCTGTTACAGATCCAAAAGGAGACCGTAGCAAACGGCCTCATCAACAAGAAAATCCAGATTTATATGTACGCGTTGTTGAAAGAAATCATAAAGGTATTGTCGTGAGGGGGGCAAAAGCGAACATTACTGGGGCGCCTTATATGCATGAATTTATCGTACTACCAACTCGTGCTATGACAAAAGAAGATGTGGAGTATGCCGTATCTTTTGCTGTACCTGTTGATGCACCAGGGTTGAAAATGATTGCTAAACCAGCGGGAAGACCCGATGACACAGAAGCTCCATTCAGCTCAAATTACGGCCAATCAACGGCGCTTGTCATTTTTAATGATGTTTTCGTTCCATGGGATAGAGTTTTCCTATGCGGTGAATGGGAATACACTGGTAAATTAGCGGAAACCTTTGCAAATCATCATCGTCAATCTTGTATTGGTGCTCGTGCTGGACTGGGAGATATGATTATTGGCGCTTCTGCGCTAATGTCAGAGTATAATGGTGCACCTCATACTGAAGTCAGCCACATTCGTCGAAGCATGGGCGAACTGATTCGCATTACGGAAGGTTTTTATGCAACGGGGGTAGCGGCTGCTGTTTATGGTCATGAAACGGTGGCGGGAAATTATGTACCTGACTCGGTTCAATCCAATATCGGTAAATGGATGTTAGCTGAACAAGTGTATGATATTTTCAGAATCGCACATGAGATCAGTGGCGGAATCGTCGTGACAGCACCAACTGCTGAGGATATGGCGCTGCCAGAATCGGGCGATTTAATTAACCACTATTTAGGTGGAAAGCACGGAGTTACAGCAAATGAACGGATTCAAATGGCACGCTTCATTGAAGATTTAACGGCCTCTAAAGAAGGTGGATTCTATTCTGTTATCAGTCTTCATGGCGGAGGTTCACCAGAGGCTATGCGCATGTCTACCGTCCGCAATTATAATTTTGAGACGCAAAAGGAGCATATTCTTCATAAGTTGAAGTGTTTTGCAAAGCTGGAAGGAACGTGTAAAGAATGCGTTACATGTGTAAATGACGAGCTTTGTGAACAGGAAATTTGA
- a CDS encoding TetR/AcrR family transcriptional regulator, with the protein MNGIDTGEYIVETSIKNPERVEKRRAEIIDAAVKIFSKKGYHPTTTKEIADAAGMNVATMFQYVKNKQDILYLVCCHIHSLIEQALYAATEENLGPMKAIEKDVTALYEIIDHVSDYVVLMYQETASLDKEARRSFLQREQRLCDHLEKQIQRGIKSGVFKVSQESIPLIADDILVQSQMWAFRRWSLSKKFTKEKYIETRIQLLEALLT; encoded by the coding sequence ATGAACGGAATAGACACAGGGGAATACATCGTAGAGACGTCCATAAAAAATCCGGAACGGGTCGAGAAGAGAAGAGCTGAAATTATCGATGCAGCTGTAAAGATTTTTTCAAAAAAGGGTTATCATCCAACAACAACGAAGGAAATAGCGGATGCTGCCGGGATGAATGTGGCGACGATGTTTCAATATGTAAAAAACAAGCAGGACATTTTGTATCTTGTGTGCTGCCATATTCATTCATTGATTGAACAAGCTTTATATGCCGCTACAGAAGAGAACCTTGGTCCTATGAAAGCGATTGAGAAAGACGTTACCGCTCTGTATGAGATTATTGATCACGTTTCGGATTATGTCGTCTTGATGTATCAGGAAACAGCATCCTTAGATAAAGAGGCTAGAAGATCGTTCCTTCAAAGAGAACAAAGGCTTTGTGATCATCTTGAAAAACAAATTCAAAGGGGAATCAAATCAGGTGTTTTCAAGGTTTCACAGGAATCAATACCTTTAATAGCAGATGATATTCTCGTCCAATCACAAATGTGGGCCTTCAGAAGATGGTCATTATCAAAAAAATTTACCAAAGAAAAATATATAGAGACGAGAATTCAACTGCTGGAAGCTCTTTTAACGTAA